From Deinococcus terrestris, a single genomic window includes:
- a CDS encoding DUF3006 domain-containing protein gives MSEQPRVAWWVVDALEGRLARVELEDGQFVDLPLASLPRGVREGDVLRMEEQDGDFTLEIDHEETARRRGEAQAQLDALNRPTSGREIDL, from the coding sequence ATGTCAGAGCAGCCCAGGGTGGCTTGGTGGGTAGTGGACGCCCTAGAGGGGCGCCTCGCCCGTGTAGAACTTGAAGACGGTCAATTCGTGGACCTTCCTCTTGCCAGCCTGCCCCGGGGCGTGCGCGAGGGCGACGTGCTCCGAATGGAAGAGCAGGACGGCGACTTCACCCTGGAGATCGACCACGAGGAAACGGCCCGTCGACGGGGCGAGGCTCAGGCGCAGCTCGACGCCCTCAACCGGCCCACGTCGGGCAGGGAGATCGACCTGTGA
- a CDS encoding excalibur calcium-binding domain-containing protein translates to MRGLFALGILTLGLTEAAPLTLRFLDVGQGDAILITSPEGKSVLYDGGRSEPRMQTLLRQYGVQSLDLVAASHGDADHITGLIPAVTLYKPRFFLNNGIAAMTQTWQKLITATQKAGTQGLLARDQVINLGSVKLTVLAPPSGMPKNQQNLNSVGLLVQYGTFRALLTGDSEKEQTAAWLRKYPASTLGPVDVYKSIHHGAANGDTAAWLAAVKPKNVVVSVGPNNYGHPTASALNLYQRAGATVYRTDQQGTVTVTVQPGGKYAITTERQGTVRPAPAATPTPRPQPAPAPVTLPPSSAYYPNCAAARAAGAAPVRVGQPGYGRHLDRDGDGVGCE, encoded by the coding sequence GTGAGGGGGCTGTTCGCGCTGGGGATCCTGACGCTTGGCCTGACCGAGGCGGCCCCCCTCACCCTCCGTTTCCTTGATGTGGGGCAGGGCGACGCGATCCTCATCACGTCCCCGGAAGGCAAGAGCGTGCTCTACGACGGGGGCCGCAGTGAGCCTCGGATGCAGACGCTGCTGCGGCAGTACGGGGTGCAGAGCCTCGACCTGGTGGCCGCCAGCCATGGGGACGCTGACCACATCACCGGGCTGATTCCAGCGGTGACGCTCTACAAGCCCCGGTTTTTCCTCAACAACGGCATCGCGGCCATGACCCAGACCTGGCAGAAGCTGATCACCGCCACGCAGAAGGCCGGGACACAGGGCCTCCTCGCCCGCGATCAGGTCATCAACCTCGGCAGCGTGAAGCTGACCGTGCTGGCGCCACCCTCGGGAATGCCCAAAAACCAGCAAAACCTCAACTCGGTGGGCCTGCTCGTGCAGTACGGGACGTTCCGGGCGCTGCTGACTGGGGACAGCGAGAAGGAGCAGACGGCGGCGTGGCTGCGGAAGTACCCGGCGAGCACGCTGGGGCCAGTCGACGTGTACAAGAGCATTCACCATGGGGCGGCCAATGGCGATACAGCGGCCTGGCTGGCGGCGGTGAAACCGAAGAACGTGGTGGTGTCGGTGGGACCGAACAATTACGGGCATCCGACGGCGAGTGCACTGAACCTGTACCAACGGGCAGGCGCCACGGTCTACCGCACCGACCAGCAGGGGACGGTCACGGTGACGGTGCAGCCGGGGGGCAAGTACGCCATCACGACTGAGCGGCAAGGAACGGTGCGGCCTGCACCAGCGGCAACACCGACTCCGAGGCCCCAACCGGCTCCCGCGCCTGTCACACTTCCGCCGTCAAGCGCGTACTACCCCAACTGCGCGGCGGCCCGTGCGGCGGGAGCGGCCCCGGTGCGGGTGGGGCAACCAGGATACGGGCGGCATCTGGACCGGGATGGCGACGGGGTGGGGTGCGAATGA